The following is a genomic window from Alkaliphilus sp. B6464.
TGATCTTCTTCTTGCCATTATGCTCCAACACCTTCCTGTTTACCGTGAAAACCCTCTCTAGCTTTAGGTGGTAAAAATGCCTTTAGCTTTTCTTCAATAATTCTTGGATTTTCCCCAGCTTGTATTGATAGTAAGCCTTCTACCATAATCTCTTTTCTTAAAATCTCTTCTCGACTCTTTAATTTAAGTTTATTAGCTATTGGAATAAATACTAAATTTGCTAATAATGATCCATAGAATGTTGTAATTAATGCAACAGCCATGCTTGGTCCAATTGTATCAGGATTATCTAGTTTTTGAAGCATATTTATTAATCCAATTAAAGTACCAATCATACCAAAGGCTGGGGCAAATGATCCCATAGCCTCAAATATACCTTGTCCATTTTTGTGTCTTTCTTCAATAAAAGATAATTCTGTTTCTAATAAATTTCTCACCAGTTCTGGGTCTGTTCCATCTACAATTAACATAGCACCT
Proteins encoded in this region:
- a CDS encoding motility protein A — translated: MDIATILGIVIGLVFVVGGILADGALIDFLNLASILIVFGGTVASTLVAYPLKGVMEAVKIAAKAFSNKAEDPNQIIAQINTLANIARKEGLLALEEASGEIDEPFLKKGAMLIVDGTDPELVRNLLETELSFIEERHKNGQGIFEAMGSFAPAFGMIGTLIGLINMLQKLDNPDTIGPSMAVALITTFYGSLLANLVFIPIANKLKLKSREEILRKEIMVEGLLSIQAGENPRIIEEKLKAFLPPKAREGFHGKQEGVGA